The DNA segment atataactgatagactggtactgtatataactagtagactggtactgtatataactagtagactggtagtgtatataactagtagactggtagtgtatataactagtagactggtactgtatataactagtagactggtactgtatataactagtagactggtactgtagactggtactgtatataactagtagactggtactgtatataactagtagactggtactgtatataactagtagactgttactgtatataactagtagactggtactgtatataactagtagactggtactgtagactggtactgtatataactagtagactggtactgtatataactagtagactggtactgtatataactagtagactgttactgtatataactagtagactggtactgtatataactagtagactggtagtgtatataactagtagactggtagtgtatataactagtagactggtactgtatataactagtagactggtactgtatataactagtagactggtactgtatataactagtagactggtactgtatataactagtagactggtactgtatataactagtagactggtactgtatataactagtagactggtactgtatataactagtagactggtactataactagtagactggtactgtatataactagtagactggtactgtaaataactagtagactggtactgtatataactagtagactggtactgtatataactagtagactggtactgtatataactagtagactggtactgtatataactagtagactggtagtgtatataactagtagactggtagtgatataactagtagactggtactatataactagtagactggtactgtatataactagtagactggtactgtatataactagtagactggtactgtatataactagtagactggtactgtatataactagtagactggtagtgtatataactagtagactggtactgtatataactagtagactggtactgtatataactagtagactggtactgtatataactagtagactggtactgtatataactagtagactggtactgtatataactagtagactggtactgtatataactagtagactggtactgtatataactagtagactggtactgtatataactagtagactggtactgtagactggtactgtagactggtactgtatataactagtagactggtactgtatataactagtagactggtactataactagtagactggtactgtatataactagtagactggtactgtagactggtattgtatataactagtagactggtactgtatataactagtagactggtactgtatataactagtagactggtactgtatataactagtagacttgtactgtatataactaggagactggtagtgtatataactagtagactggtactgtatataactagtagactggtactataactagtagactggtactgtatataactagtagactggtattgtatataactagtagactggtactgtatataactagtagactggtactgtatataactagtagactgttactgtatataactagtagactggtactataactagtagactggtactgtatataactagtagactggtagtgtatataactagtagactggtactgtatataactagtagactggtactgtagactggtattgtatataactagtagactggtactgtatataactagtagactggtactgtatataactagtagactggtactgtatataactagtagacttgtactgtatataactaggagactggtagtgtatataactagtagactggtactgtatataactagtagactggtactataactagtagactggtactgtatataactagtagactggtattgtatataacTGTTATCTAATAGTAGACTATgataactggtactgtatataactagtagactggtactgtatataactagtagactgttactgtatataactagtagactggtactataactagtagactggtactgtatataactagtagactggtagtgtatataactagtagactggtactgtatataactagtagactggtactgtatataactagtagactggtactgtatataactagtagactggtactgtatataactagtagactggtactgtatataactagtagactggtactgtatatagctagtagactggtactgtatataactagtagactggtactgtatataactagtagactggtactataactagtagactggtagtgtatataactagtagactggtactgtatataactagtagactggtactataactagtagactggtactgtatataactagtagactggtactataactagtagactggtactgtatataactagtagactggtactgtagactggtactgtatataactagtagactggtactgtatataactagtagactggtactgtatataactagtagactggtactgtatataactagtagactggtactgtatataactagtagactggtactgtatataactagtagactggtactgtaaataactagtagactggtactgtatataactagtagactggtactgtatataactagtagactggtactgtatataactagtagactggtactgtatataactagtagactggtactgtatataactagtagactggtactgtatataactagtagactggtactgtatataactagtagactggtactctatataactagtagactggtactgtatatattgcatGTTCTGTTTCCTTTCTCTAGTCCACACATAAATAACGACATTGTAATGAGTCCGtttttacagtataatatatatttatttacagtataatatatatttatttacagtataatatattttttacttacaGTATAATATATATGTTTGATATAATATATAAAACTTTATATTAAATCTAGGTAGATGAAATGtggtatagtctctctctctctctctctctctctctctcattctcaatctctctctctctctctctctctctctctctctctctctcattctctctctgtattatgtGTGGGTGTTGAGCAGTATCTCCAGCCAGCAAGGGCATGATGTAATAAACTGTCTGGAATAACAAGGCCCCCATCCCTTAGCGAAGCTAATTCTGACACTGTTAGGATCATAGGGGCCCTCTAGCATCTCTATAGGGTCTGCATGCTGCAAGCTCctcaacatgctggatctctccCAGTCAAACACTCTAATAGAATATCCTGTCATCACCTTCCTGACAACCAGACTCCTGCTCCCAGGAACATCCAGGGTAGGGGAATTCACAAAGATGGGGTGTTGACTCCGGTTGTAAGCCCACACCCCGTCCGGTTCTTTACTGAGGAGGATACCGTAACCGATTTTGGCGCGCGTGTGCTGGACGGTACTGGAGCGTGGTTGATCCGTGGAACAGAGTTGATGGTTATTGTGGAGGCTGAGCTGGCCCAGACAAAAGCCGGTTCCCTGAGGTAAATCGTAGAAGACAGAGACGGAGGTTTGGTAGACCGGGTAGAGACGCCCCACGCGCTCACGATGTTCCCAGTAGGCCATGTGACACCACTGGCTCTGCTTGGAAACGTCCGGGGACATACTGgcatctggaggagagagagagagagagagagagagagatcgtgaGAGACAGTTtattatttctgacttttgtgacgcctctgctggtttggaaaatgttttaaatgcttttgtctgctgggcgctgtcctcagataatcgcatggtgtgctttcgccgtaaagcctttttggaatctgacaacgcggttggattaacaagaagttaagcttttaagtgatgtatgacacttgtgtgttcatgaatgtttaatattacgatttttgtattttgaatttcgtgctctgcaatttcTAGCGCCCCACCTAGCCCAAAGATTAGCgccccacctagcccagagattAGCGCCCCACCTAGCCCAAAGAGATTAAACCATACAGGCATctaggagagatagagagatacatTTATTTATACTATTACACTAGAGCACACGGGTGGGTCTaaacctgaatgctgattggttaaaaccacattccggccagtgtctattccacaaagtTACCACCGTCTAAATCTATGACACTAAAATGTCTAtatactctgttccatctgactgcgcaatccactgtctcatcagcccagccaggcaatttatatacttgatctccactataaaaaggaACTAGACATTATCTCATATTACTTTTAGATCAACATTTacccttttttatttaacctttatttaactaggcaagtcagttaagaacaaattcttatttacaatgacggcctaccggggaacagtgggttaacttccttgttcacgGGACAGAACAGattttttccttgtcagctcagggattcgatccaacaaccttttggttactggaccaacattctagccactaggctacctgccacctctacactctaaccactagactacctgccacctcgacactctaaccactaggctacctgccacctcgacactctaaccactaggctacctgccacctcgacactctaaccactaggctacctgccacctctacactctaaccactaggctacctgccacctctacactctaaccactaggcaacctgccacctctacactctaaccactaggctacctgcctcctctacactctaaccactaggcaacctgccacctctacactctaaccactaggctacctgcctcctctacactctaaccactaggctacctgccacctctacattctaaccactaggctacctgccacctctacactctaaccactaggcaacctgccacctctacactctaaccactaggcaacctgccacctctacactctaaccacaaggctacctacctcctctacactctaaccactagactacaacACTATTACACTACAACACTATATCACTattacactacaacactacaacactacaacactataaaactattacactataacactactacactattacactattacactataacactattacactattacactattacactataacactataacactataacactacaacactactacactattacactataacactataacactactacactattacactataacactattacactattacactataacactattacactattacactattacactataatcaaatcaaatttatttatatagcccttcgtacatcagctgtacagaaacccagcctaaaaccccaaacagcaagcaatgcatgtgaaagaagcactataacactacaacactactacactattacactataacactattacactataacactattacactattacactataacactataacactataacactattacactataacactacaacactattacactattacactattacactattacactataacactactacactattacactattacactacaacactacaacactacaacactattacactattacactattacactattacactagGAGAGACTTGGAAATGTCTGGATACATAATAGCATctgggagggcaggagggagggagagagagggagaggtagagggggagagagggagggagggagggagagagagagagagagagagggagagggggagggagggagagagagagggggagagggggagggagggagagagaggtagagggggagcaagggagggaggggagagagagaaagagggagagggggagggagcgagagagagagagagagagcgagagagagggagaggaggaaggagggagagagagagggagagggggagggagggagagagagagggagagggggagggagggagagagagagggagagggggagggagggagagagagagggaggggggagagggggagggagggagagagagagagagagagagcgagagagagggagaggaggaaggagggagagagggagatggagagggggagggagggagagagagagggagagggggagggagggagagagagagggagggggagagggggagagagggagagagagagagagagagagagagagagagagcgagagagagggagaggaggaaggagggagagatggagagggagagggggagggagggggagaggaggaaggagggagagagagatgcaaacTTAAGATGTACTGTGGAGTAGTACAGTGAGTGAACACATGTAATTAGTCCCTATAGAATCACTCCCCGGACCCCAGCATCGTTAGCGacacgctctaaccaactgagccacacaggaccatattAATATACCATGTACCATACATACCATATTAATATACCATATACCATACATACCATATTAATATACCATGTACCATACATACCATATTAATATACCATATACCATACATACCATATTAATATACCATGTACCATACATACCATATTAATATACCATATACCATACATACCATATTAATATACCATGTACCATACATACCATATTAACATACCATACATACCATATTAATATACCATATACCATACATACCATATTAATATACCATACATACCATATTAATATACCATGTACCATACATACCATATTAATATACCATACATACCATATTAATATACCATGTACCATACATACCATATTAATATACCATATACCATACATACCATATTAATATACCATGTACCATACATACCATATTAATATACCATATACCATACATACCATATTAATATACCATGTACCATACATACCATATTAATATACCATATACCATACATACCATATTAATATACCATATACCATACATACCATATTAATATACCATATACCATACATACCATATTAATATACCATATACCATACATACCATATTAATATACCATATACCATACATACCATATTAATATACCATATACCATACATACCATATTAATATACCATATACCATACATACCATATTAATATACCATACATACCATATTAATATACCATACATACCCTATTAATATACCATATACCATACATACCATATTAATATACCATATACCATACATACCATATTAATATACCATACATACCATATTAATATACCATACATAACATATTAATATACCATATACCATACATACCATATTAATATACCATATACCATACATACCATATTAATATACCATACATACCATATTAATATACCATACATACCATATTAATATACCATACATACCATATTAATATACCATATACCATACATACCATATTAATATACCATATACCATACATACCATATTAATATACCATACATACCATATTAATATACCATACATACCATATTAATATACCATACATACCATATTATTATACCATATACcatattaatacataccatattaatataccatacataccatattaatacataccatattaATATACCATAATCTATAATCCAAAAAGGAAGGATGAAGTTTAAAGTGTCTTCAGCAGTTGTCTTCCTATAAATACATACAGGAGGTATTGTATTGACATCTAAGCTTAGTAgacattcaccccccccccccccccccgtctcccgGCAGAGCAGAGCGTTCAGCTCCCTGACAACCTATCAGCAGCCGGTGACCCCTAGGCCTTCACGCCATCAACACACATTAACTCTCACGCAGAGTGATGTCATTATTTTGCTTCAGAGCCTCTCTTGGCACCGGGGATTTAAAAAGGGGCGGCAGCGGCTCTGTTTTGCCCTGCTTTCCCTctgcttctcctctctcttctgctcACACAGCTTAATGACACCTCACACTCCCTAGCCCTCCATTAGCACACATCCTGCAAGGTGGTgcagagcagagggagaacactgaacagcagagggagaacggGGAACAGCAGAGGTAGAACactgaacagcagagggagaacactgaacagcagagggagaacggggaacagcagagggagaacggGGAACAGCAgaggaacagcagagggagaacggGGAACAGCAGAGGTAGAACactgaacagcagagggagaacggggaacagcagagggagaacggGGAACAGCAGAGGTAGAACactgaacagcagagggagaacggggaacagcagagggagaacactgaacagcagaggtagaacactgaacagcagagggagaacactgaacagcagaggtagaacactgaacagcagaggtagaacactgaacagcagaggtagaacactgaacagcagaggtagaacactgaacagcagagggagaacactgaacagcagagggagaacactgaacagcagagggagaacggggaacagcagagggagaacactgaacagcagagggagaacactgaacagcagagggagaacactgaacagcagagggaaaacactgaacagcagagggagaacactgaacagcagagggagaacactgaacagcagagggagaacactgaacagcagagggagaacacTGAACAGCAGAGGTAGAACACTGAAGAGCAGAGGGAGAACGGGGAACAGCAGAGGTAGAACggggaacagcagagggagaacggggaacagcagagggagaacactgaacagcagaggtagaacactgaacagcagaggtagaacactgaacagcagagggagaacacTGAACAGCAGAGGTAGAACACTGAACAGCAGAGGTAGAACGGGGAACAGCAGAGGTAGAACACTGAACAGCAGAGGTAGAACACTGACCAGCAGAGGTAGAACactgaacagcagagggagaacacTGAACAGCAGAGGTAGAACACTGAACAGCAAAGGTAGAA comes from the Salmo trutta chromosome 4, fSalTru1.1, whole genome shotgun sequence genome and includes:
- the smad6b gene encoding mothers against decapentaplegic homolog 6b; its protein translation is MFRVPDMYVVCSESLTCMLYVPESPPPPYSRLSPTEEQKPLDASMSPDVSKQSQWCHMAYWEHRERVGRLYPVYQTSVSVFYDLPQGTGFCLGQLSLHNNHQLCSTDQPRSSTVQHTRAKIGYGILLSKEPDGVWAYNRSQHPIFVNSPTLDVPGSRSLVVRKVMTGYSIRVFDWERSSMLRSLQHADPIEMLEGPYDPNSVRISFAKGWGPCYSRQFITSCPCWLEILLNTHT